The nucleotide window ctcttcttcttcttcctcttgtcTATGATTGGTGATAgtttttgctttcttttttttatgtattttggTTGGAGGGCTAAAGAATAAATATGGTAAACTGTGGGGCCCCTTTTATGATCTTGTGTTTGGATCTCTCTTTGTGATTGTTTTGTGTTGCATTGAGAGAGCTTGACTGCATGAGTGTCTTGATGAGATTATGTttcaaaggtttttttttttttcttttttctagaTGTTATGGTGCAAATGAGTGGCTCCCGTCAGCTACTCAAGATCAGCTTGCTAAAAGCTCGGTCCCACTTCTTTACAACCGTACTAGGAGTTTAGATGCCCTATAAATAGGTACGTCATGCGTTTCTTGGAGCGTGTGACTTTAATCGTGTAAAAACAGAAGGAAACTCTGTGCAGTTTGACATTTGAATAGAAGAGTTTAGTAACATCTTACATAATTACAACTAGAAATGGTGAGTCAATTTATATAGTTAAGATAATACCTTAAGGGGATTTCAGTAGCAGTAGGGACAAGAAGAAAAATCAATTAGCCAAAACATAACCGATTTAACCAATTGAGAAACTTATGGTTAGTTCATAGCTTTTTATTAACCGATCATAGTGGCAATAACCGGACCAAACCAATGTATTAGAAAACCAATATAATTGAACACacaaatttaacaaaaaaaaaaatgatttaacCGAACAAAAAGCATCATATCATCTGAATTTTATTAATACCAAACCAACCCATGCTCACCCTAGCTCATTTGTTACAAGAACAATGCTTAGAAGTAGAGGTGGCAATTGTGTCAGGTTGATGGGTTGACGGGTTGGCTTAGAAGTAGAGGTGGCAACCCGAACCCGACCTTATATTATTATTCGGGTCAAAGATTTTAACCCTAACCTCAGCAATATTAATTCGGGTCAACCCGAaccgacccgtttaacccatattTTTAAATGAGTGATATAAGTTGACGATTTATAAACGAGTTGTTCGGATTTAAGCGGGTtattgataacatgtttaatgatgagtatgagtgggatcactccagcggccgggaggtccgtgctccaaacccccccccccccctatgaGTGTGAGTGTGATACATAATATAATGTTTCAAAATTAACATTATTATAACTAACCATGTAAAATAGAAACCggaaaaacaaaaatataaaagatttTTTATCTAAATAGTTAAACGGGTTAATGGGTCAACCCGTTTTTATACGGGTCAACCCAAACCGACCCGTTTTTAATACAGGTCAACCCGAACCGACCCGTTtttttaaacgggtcgtgttagtCGACCCAAATCTGTTTTTTTCGTGTTGGGTTAACGGGTCGTGTCAAGAATTGCCGCCCCTACTTAATAAAGTAGTTAACCAACCAGAAACACAGGAACTTGGCCACATAATGGGATAAAAGTTGCAAATATTATTAGAAAACATAACTTGTTCATTGTAATCCTACATCAAAATCTTTCACCATAATCAAATCGGCAAACAATGTTTTGATCCATTCTAAATCTTGCCAATTAAGAAACACCAACTTAAAAACAACACGGTTTCAAAGCATCACTCCATCACAGCAACACCACCAGCAGCCTTAATCTTCTCTATTATCTCGTTCGCCTCTTCTTTACTGACCCCTTGCTTTATCAAAACCGGAACTTTCTCCACCATATCTTTAGCTTCCTTTAATCCAAGATTAGTAAACGCGCGCACCTCTTTAATCACCTTTATTTTAGCAGCCGCGTCAAACTTCTCCAACTTAATATCAAACGCGGTTTTCTCAACCTTTTCTTCAGTCTTAGCAGCCCCGGGCCCGGACCCACCTTGGGCACCCAAGTCAACCCCGTCAACCGAAACCGACTGCATCTTAGGGTGCCTTAATCTCTCTCTAAGAGTGGGGCCTATTTGCATACGTTCTTCAGGGGGTAGGGCTGCGATTTTTTCGGCTagttgaatgattttatcagaaGGTGGTGGTCTCGGGCCATATGGGTCGTAAAATGGGGGTAGTTTGTATTTTTTGGGTTTGGCTTTGGGATCTGCGGGGACGAAATCGTGTTGAAAAGAACGAGATTGTAGAGGCCCGGTTATTTCACGGTGAGTGGCGCGCATGCGAATGGATCTAAGGAGTGTTAACGACTTCATGGCTTTGGTTTGTTTTAGTATGAAAGAAGACTCAAGCAATACAGTGGTTTTGAGAGTGAATGTTTATATTGAATAGCATGACACTGGTCTCAATCTTCTTACACCTGAAAAAGACAAAATTCCAAACATGTTTTTATCAAGAATCAGTCTGAAACTGGAGCTACAACCAAATATAACACCTTTTTTGAAAATGTAGTTCATTGCAAAGGAATCAAATTTCACATATTGTGCACACAATCATTCATTAATCTAATTCAGCACCTTGCAAAACATAAAAAATCGATTGAGACATTACATCGAACACTTGGGATGCATCTTAAACAGCACCACATAGAATGCTTATACATAAACGTTAAAATGATATACATATCGAAAAAAGATAAAGATAAACAATCAAATTTGCACATCGTTTACTTAAAAGTCTTAGAATTAGCATATAATAACACAACCATAACATCAAATAACCCCAAATTCAACTCAGCATAACACaagacatttcatcgaacacctggAGTGCATCTTTCAATAGACACCAAAAATCACAAAAGGGCCAGCTCCAATTACAGATTTCTTAACACAACAAAAACATACAAATATCTACAAACACAAACTTACTCAACAATCAAATTGACACACCAATTTACAACAAAAGATGCAGTTAAAACGAAATGAAACAGTAACAAATTCAACAGGGGTTTAAATCATTCGACAAACCGTGATTCAATGAAGCTTGAACCTCTGTTGAATCAAAACATTCGAGCTATTGGAAGCTTGGAGAAGAGTCGCCGCCTATGAAACTAGAATTAGCGATCGAACTTTTGGAAAACCAGTGTATTTACCGATTTGGCTCTAAGAGTGTAGTTTGGTCCTTGTAGTTTTTTCTAGTGACATTTTAGGACCTTCATGTTTTTGTGGTAGATCAAATAAGCTATAAATAGTAAATGGTTTTGGGCTATAATTGTAAAGCCCAATAAAAATGTGGTTTTTAGAGAAATAATCTGGGCCAATAAACTTATGGGCTAAAATATTGTTGTCTAGAAAAAGTGAAAAGAGGTTACTAATTTCATTTTTGTCAACCAATTAAAGAACATTTCATCCAACTTAACAACATAAAAAAACGTTATAAATATATAATCTAACTCTTCATTAATAGATAATCAAAATCAAACCATAGTGTAAAAAAACTCTTAATGATAAGTGCAATAAAGTGCAACAATCATCGATTAAAGAATATGTAAAAAAACTCTTAATGATAAGTCGAATTTGTATAAATTACCCCCCCTCTATGATTTATTGGTTTTAAAAATAGAAACTTATGTGAACTTATGTATTAGACAAAATGGACTGAGTAACCGGTCCATGGGTCTTATAATAAAACTTTTTATGATTTGGTGGTCTTCATAGTGTGTTCCAAGAATAAATACAATggtacataataataataataataataataataataataataataataataataataataataataataataataataataataataattattattattattattattattattattattgttattattattattattattagttggTTTTAAAGTGGAACCTCATGGCTCATATGCACTTATATGTTAATTATGCTATATGGGTTATGCAATTAATATCATTAACAAATGATACATAACTTTTTCTTCAAACAATTAGTATATATTACAAGAAAGATTTCGCGAAATAATGACCTAAGAGCATTTACAGTGCTAGGCATTTCGAACGCGCTCAAGATGCCTAGTCAGTGGCTGAATCAAACTTTCACTCATTATAAAGAAAATTCTCTTCAATGTTCTTATTCAAATCCACATCATCACTTATTTTCTACATTTTTTATTATAACCAgatatttttataataaactattttcaaattcgtattaaatattataatatattatatttataaattaagAAGTACATAACATTAAAATATAACAAGTAAATATTACATCTTTAAAATaaacccatggcattatagcctagtggtatcttggtagtgggataaggcttatgaccattaggtcatgggttcgattcccacaaagggggtttttcccagatttattgggtttcctcctgaattggtgtataggcattattgcctagtggagagggatatgatcgggtggttctgctggtggcacgataatactccagtggtccgtcagtgatccaaatttgccgttcaaaaaaaaaaaaaaaaaaaaaaacatctttaaAATAAGTAAACATTACATAAACTACTCCATGTTAATTTTAGCTCAAATTTCTTAACATATTTCCTCATGCCTTGTTAACATTTGGGGTCTATGTGTGATTTATCTATGAAGAGTGGTGTGATCATGCCTTGGTTATAGAAGTGATTCATTTGGTTTTTGAACGCGCTTATGACGAAAGCTTTGGTTTAAAGCGTTTTGCTAATCTTTGCAATTTCCTTGTCCTTGCTTTAGATGATTTTACTCTTGCTTTTGCCTTGGCCCCTTTCTTCCCCATTGGACGATGCATTTCTTCAACCTCATCTGACACACAATAAGAATAAAATCCGTAATTGATTGGCGTTGAAGAACCGATCAAAGATAGAGAGATTAAATGACTAAATACCTTAAATTGGCAGTGGTAGAAAAAATGTCCAACCAAGAGGAGTTAATGGTTATGTTTGGTATCATTTGATTCACAAACATAATGTAAGAAATCGATTCTTTGATAGGAGATGTTTGAATGAAGTAATTTGAATAGTTAAACTTAATTTAGTGAATGAAACATAAATAACTAAAGAATGGTCACATCAAGCATCCGGGTTGACAATTTAATAGTAATCTAAATTTATTTTGAATTCATCACTACAAGACATAGCTTACTTTATCATAATCACGAGTTATATAATTCTTAGACTCCTCAGTCACAACAATTATTTTACCCAATAATGTATGTTAGATGATGAGGCTATGGTTAATTATTAATACACTAGACAACGATGGTAATTACAACATTATGTTCTTTAATGATGAAAACCATATAGAAGAAGCAATGTTATAATATGATCAAACTAGTACATTGTTCAACATGGAATTAGATAAACACGTGAAATCATTAAAACAAATCCAGTACTTAACAAATTGTAGCAAATCTATGGTGAATGCCTGATGTGGTAAAAGTAGTTTAATGAAAATTAactaaatctatactatataataaaagaaaccacttttgagacacttgtcatcatattagaccatctcttatagataattataattttagttaACTAAACAATAATAAAGCCTAATATTTATacgaaaaaaaaaagagataaaCTAGGAAAGTAAATAATAttaaaagttacataaaagatAAACATAAAATCTTGAAGATCTTGATATTTGCCGCTCTAATCGTTAACCCGTAGTATAGCCAACCAATGTTTTTTCATCTACTAATCAGACGTCGCCTTTAGAAGCCCAAATCATTAATAAGCGAATACCTGGATCAAATGGCCCATTAAAAATCAAGACCACCACTAAGCACTATATAGATTTTTAGAagatttaattaaaatattatcATTAATATCTATCTATAAGTAAAAACAAAATGAAATAATACGTAGTT belongs to Helianthus annuus cultivar XRQ/B chromosome 5, HanXRQr2.0-SUNRISE, whole genome shotgun sequence and includes:
- the LOC110941820 gene encoding 50S ribosomal protein L7/L12; translated protein: MKSLTLLRSIRMRATHREITGPLQSRSFQHDFVPADPKAKPKKYKLPPFYDPYGPRPPPSDKIIQLAEKIAALPPEERMQIGPTLRERLRHPKMQSVSVDGVDLGAQGGSGPGAAKTEEKVEKTAFDIKLEKFDAAAKIKVIKEVRAFTNLGLKEAKDMVEKVPVLIKQGVSKEEANEIIEKIKAAGGVAVME